From the genome of Eucalyptus grandis isolate ANBG69807.140 chromosome 2, ASM1654582v1, whole genome shotgun sequence, one region includes:
- the LOC120290547 gene encoding iridoid oxidase-like has protein sequence MKISPTPVTWLKLGSINTMVIQSAQAAVEFFKGHDLAFADRKCPHALKALGYDQGSLAVGRYSGSARSRRLCSAELLVTKRINETAHLRQKCVDSVIVYLEEEMAEMFFAGSETTSSTIEWAMTELLRQPESMKKAKYKIDQETKFMGFDIPKDTQVFVNGWSIGRDPDAWEDRLAFKPERFMGSKIDYKGQNFELIPFGSGRRICVGLSLADRVLHLGLATLLYHFDWELGDGSTPKTLDMKERVGIILRKLHPLKVIPKNVACEV, from the exons atgaagatttctccaacacctgtCACGTGGTTGAAGCTCGGTTCCATAAACACCATGGTGATCCAATCAGCTCAGGCTGCCGTAGAGTTCTTCAAGGGCCACGACTTGGCATTCGCGGACCGCAAGTGTCCCCATGCATTGAAGGCTCTCGGCTACGACCAAGGCTCGCTCGCCGTGGGTCGTTACAGCGGCTCGGCGCGTTCTCGACGTCTCTGCTCTGCAGAGCTCCTCGTGACCAAGCGCATCAACGAGACGGCCCATCTCAGGCAGAAGTGCGTTGACAGCGTGATCGTGTATTTAGAGGAAGAAATGGCG GAAATGTTTTTCGCCGGATCGGAGACTACAAGTAGCACCATCGAGTGGGCGATGACGGAGCTACTCCGCCAACCCGAGTCAATGAAAAAGGCCAAATATAAGATTGACCAG GAAACCAAATTCATGGGTTTTGATATACCCAAAGATACCCAGGTTTTCGTGAATGGATGGAGCATTGGAAGAGACCCCGATGCTTGGGAGGACCGATTGGCATTCAAACCAGAGAGGTTCATGGGATCTAAAATTGACTACAAGGGTCAAAACTTTGAGCTAATTCCATTTGGATCAGGCAGAAGAATATGCGTCGGACTTTCATTGGCGGATAGGGTGCTTCATCTTGGTCTTGCAACACTGCTTTACCATTTCGATTGGGAGCTAGGCGATGGTTCAACTCCAAAGACCCTCGACATGAAAGAGCGGGTGGGAATAATACTAAGAAAGCTACATCCTTTGAAAGTGATACCTAAAAACGTAGCGTGTGAGGTATAA